A stretch of DNA from Henriciella sp. AS95:
AAATGTTCAAGCTCTTCACTTGGTGGAATGGCGTAACGCCCGGCGGCTGGTTCGATATCAAGCGTCGCAGCGTGCATGTCGGTACCGATGACTATGGCAATAAATATTATGAGGACCGCAAGAAATCTGTGGAAGGCCGCCATCGCCGCTACGTAATTTATGACGGCCTCGCTGAACCGTCCAAGGTGCCTGCCGAATGGCATGGCTGGCTTCATCATACGCTTGAAGAGCCGCCGACAGAAATGCCGCTCAACCGGCGCGCCTGGGAAACGGATCACAAACCAAACATGACGGGCACACTCTTCGCCTATCATCCGAAAGGTGCGATCAGCGAAGGCGGTGACCGCCGCAAAGCCGACGCAGACTATGAGGCCTGGACGCCAGATGCGTGAATCGATTCTTGAAACCCTGATCGGTGCAGCCGTCCTGGTTGTGGCCGGCGTTTTCCTCTGGTTTGCCCTGGCGCGCGGCGGCGAGGCTGCATCTGCGCCATCCGGCAGCGTTGAGCTTGGTGCCAGGTTCAACAGTGTGAGCGGTGTCAGTGCCGGCACGGATGTCCGTATGGCTGGCGTAAAGGTCGGCACCGTCCGCAAGATCGGCCTGGATGTCGACCGCGCAGAAGCCCTCGTGACCATGGCCATCTCCAAGGACCTCGTCCCGTTGGAAGACGGCACTTCCGCTCGCATTCAGGCCGAAGGCCTGCTGGGCGGCAACTACATCAATCTGGAACCGGCCGCCGGGTTTGGAATGATTGAACCCTGCCCGGAAGGCAAGGAACTCTTTGGTGACAGCGGATGCGGCGAAATCCTCTACACTCAAGGCAGTGTTGATTTGCTGACCCTGTTTGCATCCTTCGCGAGCGGCTCTGGTGACGATTCCGATAGTGCTGATAGCAGCAGTGCGTCCTCTAATGATGAAGAGGCCCCATCGCTGAGCGCGTTCGGTGAAGACGAGGCAGCTGATGATACTGCCTCTGAAGACACGGCCTCTGAAGCCCCAGCCCCTGACAATGAAGCAGCTGAAGACACAGAATCTCCCGATTCATCGAGTGAAGTCGATGAAACTGATCCAGAGATGGATGATTCAGGAGACCAATAAGTGCGCCTCACACCATTCCTCGCTGCTGCGCTGATTGCGGGTGCAGTTGCGCCGCCGTCCAGCGCGGTCAGCTATAATGAAGAGCAAACGGCCACCCTTCGGGCGCTCGACAAGATTACCGGTCGTTCCACCGATTTTGAAATCAAGGTCGATGAGCCGGTTATCTATGGCTCTCTCAAGATCAACCTTGAGGTCTGTTATCAGACGCCGCCGGAGGAGCCACCGGAATCGGCAGCCTTCTTACATATCGAGACGGCAAGTGCGACACGCATGCAGTCGATGACCGAGCCGCGCCCGGCCAGCGATGTCGAGCAAGATGCATCGACTTCGAAAAAAGACGCGGATGCGCCAGAGACGTTGTTCTCAGGCTGGATGTTCGCTTCGACACCGGGCCTCAGCGCACTTGAGCACCCGGTTTACGATGTCTGGGTAATCAGATGCACAGACCGCGAACCGGTCAGCCCGTCGACCCCGGAAGCGCCCGAAGAGTAGAAATCAGCGTCCTTCGACAGCGCGTCTTTCAACTGTTGCAGGAACGCCTCTTTCGGGATTTCCATCAATCCGAACTGTTCCAGATGCGGGTTGTGGAATTGCGCGTCGAGCAGTTCAAACCCACCCTCAATCAGTCTGGCCACCAGGTGGACCAGCGCAATCTTTGATGCATCCGTCGCGCGCGAGAACATGCTCTCCCCGAAGAAAGCAGCGCCGATCTTCACGCCGTACAGGCCACCAACCAGCTCGCCCTCATCATTCCAGCATTCGATCGAGTGGGCATGACCCTCGCGGTGCAGGGCGCCATAAATGTTCTGGATTTGCGTGTTGATCCATGTCGTGGGCCGGTCCGGCTGTTCTTCGGCGCAGGCATCGATGACCCGGTTGAACGCCGTATCGACCGTCACTTTGTAAGGCATCTGACGCACTGTGCGCTTCAGCCGCCGAGGGATGTGAAACCCCTTTAGCGGCAGAACGCCGCGTTCAGCGGGCGAGATGAGAAACAGCGTCTCATCCTCGCGCGAATCAGCCATGGGAAAGACGCCCCGGCGGTAGAAGTCGAGGACAAATTCCGTATCGATACGTTCAGACATGTTGGTCCGGACAATTACTCTTTGGCGAGGAATTTCTCCAGCCAGTGGATGTTGTAATTGCCATCGACGACGTCCTTTGCCTCAACAAGGCGCTGATGAAGCGGCAGGGTGGTGTTCACGCCACCAACCACCATTTCGTCCAGGGCGCGGCGAAGACGCATGATGCACTCATTGCGCGTTCGGCCATGCACGATCAGCTTGCCGATCATGGAGTCGTAGTTCGGCGGTATGCGGTACCCGGCATAGGCGGCACTGTCGACGCGCACGTCGGGGCCACCCGGCGCATGGAATTCGGTGATCAGACCCGGTGAGGGGACAAATGTTTCGGGATGCTCGGCATTGATCCGGCATTCGATCGCATGGCCGACCAGCATCACGTCTTCCTGGCTGAAAGACAGCTTCTTTCCGTCAGCTATGCGGATTTGTTCACGCACAAGATCAATGCCCGTAATCATCTCGGTGACCGGGTGTTCGACCTGCAGACGGGTGTTCATCTCGATGAAGTAGAAGTTTCCGTCTTCATAGAGGAATTCCATAGTCCCGGCGCCGAGATAGCCAATCTTGCCAACCGCCTTGGCGACAATCATGCCAATCTCTTCGCGCTGCGCCTGGTTGAGGGCAGGGGACGGCGCTTCTTCGAAAACCTTCTGATGGCGACGTTGCAGCGAGCAGTCGCGCTCCCACAAATGGGCGACATTGCCATGGCTGTCAGCAATCACCTGAATTTCAATATGGCGCGGCTTGCCAAGGTATTTTTCGAGGTAAACAGCATCGTCGCCGAAAGCGGCCTTTGCTTCGGTTTTTGCGGTACGGACTGCGTTTTCCAGATCCTTTTCGGTCTGGGCGACCTTCATGCCGCGACCACCGCCACCCGCTGCCGCCTTTACCAGAACGGGATAGCCGATCTTCTTGGCGACCTTCTTGGCTTCGCTGACGCTCGACACACCGCCGTCTGAGCCCGGCACGCACGGCACGCCAGCGTCGATCATGGCCTGCTTGGCGGCGATCTTGTCGCCCATCGTCCGGATGTGCTCGGGCTTGGGACCGATAAAGATGAGACCGTGTGCTTCGACCATCTCGGCAAACTGCGCGTTTTCAGAGAGGAAGCCGTATCCCGGGTGGATTGCGTCGGCATTGGTGATTTCAGCCGCCGCCAGAATCCGGGACTTCTTGAGATATGATTCGCTGGACGGTGCCGGTCCGATACACACACTCTCATCGGCAAGCCGCACAGCCATTGCGTCGCGGTCGGCTTCGGAATGCACCACGACGGTCGATAGGCCCATTTCCTTGCACGCACGGTGGATGCGCAGGGCGATCTCGCCGCGATTGGCGATCAGAACTTTCTCGATCATGGCGTCGTCCTTATTCGATGACGATCAGGGGTTCGCCGAATTCTACGGGCTGTGCGTCGGCAACAATGATTTCCTTCACAGTGCCGGCGGCGGGCGCCTCAACAGGATTGAAGGTCTTCATGGCTTCAACCAGCATCAGCGTGTCGCCCTTTTTTACCTTGTCGCCAACGGCCACAAAAGCCTTGGAGCCCGGCTCTGGAGACAGATAGACGGTTCCAACCATTGGGCTGGTCACGGCGTTGTCGTGCGAAGGCGCAGCAGTGGCTGGCGCTGCCGCCGGTGCGGCAGCGGCCGCTGGGGCCGCGCCGCCTGCAACCGGGGCTGGAGCGGCGTACTGGATGGGTGCCGGGGCGGCGGCAGTTGGTTTGCTGACCCGGATTCGCAGGCCGTCATGTTCCACTTCGACTTCGCCAAGATCTGCATCGCGCAGAATGGAAGCGAGCTCTCTAACAAGGCCTGTATCAAGGCCGGTCTTTGCCGTGCTCATAGAAGGTGTATCCTCAAGCTGTCATTTTTATCGCGGCGTCTAATGCGAAGTGATAACCGCGTGACCCCAGTCCTGCAATCGTTGCAGTCGCTGCGGGTGCTACATAATTGGTTTGCCGAAAGGGCTCCCTAGCGGCCGGATTTGAAAGGTGAACCTCAATGACGGGCAGGGTGCAAGCACGCAGTGCATCATGCAGTGCAACGGAGGTGTGCGTATAGGCGCCTGCATTGAGGATAATGGCGCTGGCGTCGCGATTGGCTTCCTGTACCCAGTCCACTAATTGCCCTTCGGAATTCGTCTGACGAAACTCTATACTGCGATTCCCGGCCTGTTCGGTCAGGGAGTCGCGAATGTCATCCAGCGTTTCGTGACCGTAAATCTCAGGCTCACGTGAACCCAGAAGGTTGAGGTTGGGGCCATTCAGGACATAAATCGGCTTCGTCATGCTGCAGGTCTTGCTCTGCTTTCTCTAACAAGGCAAGGCGTACAAGGAAGATGGAAAGGCAACTCATGCGGGTTTTGGTGAATGGAGACGCGATGGAAATCGCCGATGGCTCGACCGTCGCAGATCTGGTCAGGCAGTTGACTGATGATCCGCGCGGCATGGCGATTGAGCGTAATCGAGAGATCGTCCCGAAATCTGCCCATGCCACGACGCAGCTCGCAGACGGCGACAAGCTGGAAGTGGTCCAGTTTGTCGGCGGTGGCTGAACAAGGAAAATTCAATGAGCGATACACTTACCGTTGCCGGCCGGGAATTCACGTCCCGCCTCATCGTTGGAACGGGCAAATACAAATCTTACGAGCAGAACGCCGAAGCGGCCCGCGCAGCGGGGGCAGAGATGGTGACTGTGGCCCTACGCCGCGTGAACTGGTCCAATCCCGACGAGGAACGACTTCAGGATCACCTCAAGTCGGACGAGTTTGTTTACCTGCCCAATACGGCTGGATGTTTCACCGCCGATGACGCGGTCCGCACGCTCCGCCTGGCGCGAGAAGCGGGCGGATGGGACCTGGTCAAACTGGAAGTGCTGGCCGATCAGAAAACGCTTTATCCGGATATGGAAGAGACGCTGAAAGCGGCCAAGGCCCTGATCGCCGACGGCTTTGAGGTCATGGTCTACTGCTCTGATGACCCGGTCTATGCGAAGAAGCTTGAGGATGCAGGGTGCTGCGCGATCATGCCGCTGGGCAGCCTGATCGGCTCAGGCCTCGGCATCCAGAACCCGTTGAATATCCGCCTCATCGTTGAGCAGGCCCGCGTGCCAGTCATCGTGGATGCAGGCGTCGGCACGGCGTCTGACGCCGCGCAGGCGATGGAGCTTGGCTGTGATGGTGTGTTGATGAACACGGCGATCGCAGAAGCCAAAGACCCGATCCGCATGGCGCGGGCGATGAAACACGCTGTTATCGCTGGTCGTGAAGCCTATCTGGCCGGTCGGATGGGCCGCAAACGCTATGCTGACCCATCCTCACCGCTTGCCGGTCTGATCTGATCAGCTGGCTTCGTCGAGCGCGTTCTTGATCATTGCTTCGACACGGCCCTGATCGGCGCCCGGAACATGTTCGTCGCCGACGAAGAAAGCCGGTGTGCCATCAACCCCGATCTTGCGGGCTAGGCTCTTATTGTCTGCGATCACTTTCTGGAGCTTCACCGACTCCATGTCAGCACGCATCTTGGCGACGTCGACACCGGCACGTTCCGCAGCGGCATCGATATCCTCCGGATCGAAGCCGGTTGAATTATCGAGTGTCATCAGCTCGCGGTGCATCTCTGCATACTTACCCTGTTCTCCGGCAGCCAGCGCAGCCAAAGCGGCTTTTTCACTTTCCGCCGTGAGGATGGGCAGCTCCTTGAAGATAACCCGAACCTTGTTGTCATTCTCTTCGGGCAGGGCCAGCGTCCATTCCATCGACCGCTTGCAGTAGCCACAGCGGTAATCGAAAAACTCGACGAGCGTGACAGGGGCATCGTCCGGACCGATCGAATAGTCGTGGCTGCTTTTGTAGATCAGGTCATGATTTTCCTGGACAGCATCCCGCGCGGCCATCGCGTCTTCCTCTGCCTTCTTTTCGGACAGGGCGATCAGGGCGTCCTCGATGATCTCGGGATTTTCGAGAATATACTCGCGAACAATCTTCTCGACGGCGGCTTTGCTCGTGACGTCAACATCACCTTGAGCACAGGCAGGGGTGAGCGCGACGAGCGCGAGGACGGGCAGAGGAGCGAGTTTGCGGGACATTCGGACGAACCTTGATCTGTTGTTTCTAGGAGCTTGTTTAGCGCAAATAAGTTGATACCGCTTCAACTGCGAGCGGGCTATATCTGACAAGTGCGTGATAATGGACGTTTAGCCACGCCGCCAATAGTCGCGGTTTTCCGGCAATGCCGGATCGGTAACGTTCCGGATGTCGCTGGCCCGGCGTGATTCGAACGAGTTCTTCGGAAGATCCTGAAGGGCGCGTTGGGCGAAGATGTAGGCCCGCTGATAATCGCCGATGTGATAGGCGGACTCAGCCGTTGCCAGCTCCGCCTCAGGGCGTTTGTCCTGCTTTTCCAGCGCAATGGCGAGTTGAGACCATGCGAAGGAATTGTCGGGCTCCTTGATCAGGGCGTCGCGCAGGGCGTCTTCTCCGGCTTCGAGGTCTCCCTCTTCGCCGCGCGCAATGAGCGAACGGGCATAGTTGATCAGCAGCAGCGGGTGACCGGGCAGGTATTCCAGCGACTTCGCGTGCGGTTCGACGGACTCGGCGGCCTGGCCCATTTCGAACAGCGCCTGGCCTTTGACCTCCCAATAATATGGGTTCTCGGGAAATTCTTCGAGCAATGAGTCGACTTCCCTCAGCGTCCCGGCCAGGTCGGCTGACTGCATCGACGAAATGGCGCGCGCATAGCGAGCCGCTTCACTCTCATCGCCCGGTGGGTATTTTTGGTAGACGCGTGCGGGCGGCTCGAGGAAGCCGATCAGCTTGGCCTGCATCAGGTCAAACTGGCGTTGCGTTTTCGGGTCGGTCGGCACATCCATCAGGCCGGTGTCCTGAGCCAGTGCACGCGTCGTCCGGATCCGGTCCGAAGCCAGCGGGTGAGACCGGAAGTAAGGATAGCGGCGCGCCTCTGACAGCACTTCCTGGTAGCGATACTTGTCGAAGAACTCGACGATGCCGGCTGGCGACTGTCCAAGTTCCGACAAGTAGGTCACAGCGGCGGCATCTGCCATCGCCTCTTCGGCGCGCGTGTGGACAAAGAAGTTCAGCGCTGCAAATTGTTGCGAGCTTGAAATCAGCGCAGCCCCTGCATCGCCCGCACCTGCGGCAATCGCCAGGACACCAAGTCCGATCGAAACAAGCGCCGGCCGGCTGGCCACGGAAGCGGCCCGGGTGCGCGAGACAGAGTGACCGCACGCAATGTGGCAGGTCTCGTGTGCGATGACGCCTTTCAGCTGCCCTGGCGTATCGGCGGCAATCAGCAGGCCCGTGTGCAGGTGGATGCGCTGGCCGTTTGCGACGAAAGCATTCAGGCTCGGATCATTGATAATGTAGAGGCCGACATCATTCGGATTGAGGCCTGCAACCTCCAGAATCGGATCGGTCCATTCTCGCAGCGTGGTTTCGATTTCGGCGTCGCGGATAAGGCTCTGCGCGCTCGCCGACGCGGTGAACGCAATGGCGGCTATTGCGGCGAAGGCAGTCTTGAAGAGACGGAACGTCATGAGATGACCTCGAATGTCTTGATCGCCAGCCTAGGCAAAGATTACGGCAAAGGCGAGACGTCGTGTGCGACGCTCACTGAATTGTCACCCCGCGTCTGAAGGCAGGATGAACGCGAATTCCGGGGAGAGGGCCGCGTGAACCGTGTCGCCAGCGAGGGGGCGATGAGGCCCCATGCTGACCGCTTTGAACGTGTCGCCAGCCTCACCAATGAGATCAAGTTCAACAAGCGTGGAAGCCCGTTTGGACGCCTTCACCTGGAAGGCGGCCGGACCATCAGCAACCATGCGGATGGCTTCAGGGCGCAGGCAATACGATTCGGCTTCGGGAAGTTGAGCCCGCCAGCTCTCGGGCATCTGCTCCCTGCGAATGCTCTGAAGAGGGCCGAGAGCGCGGGCAACCGCCAGTGAGTTGGGATGCAGGTAGAGGTCCTCTGGCGTGCCTTCCTGCAGGATCGCGCCGTCTTTCATGACGGCGATCCGGTCGGCATCGCGCATGGCTTCGGACGCATCATGACTGACGAGAAGCGCTGGAATACCTGCCGCGGAAACGGCATCGAGCGCAATGCGGCGCACATCGCTCTTGAGGGTTACATCAAGTCCTGAAAACGGTTCATCCATGAGAATGGCCACCGGTTTTGCGGCCAGGGCGCGGGCGATCGAGACTCTTTGTTGTTCGCCGCCCGATAATTGATGCGGAAAGGCATTGGCCCGGTGGCTAAGCCCCAGCCTGTCCAGCCAGTCGAGCGCAATCCGGCGGCGCTCATTCTTGGCCATACGCGACAGGCCGAAACTTACATTATCGATCGCGTTCAGATGCGGAAACAGCGCAAAATCCTGAAAAATCAGGCCGATATGACGATCTTCTGCCGGAACGTGTTCGCTCGTCGAGGAGAGGACCTTGTCGCCCAGACGGATCGTGCCTTCATTGACAGACTCAAGTCCTGCCATCAGGCGCAACAGGGTCGACTTTCCCGCGCCGGACATGCCGAGCAACGCCGTTATCTCGCCGGGGCGAAGCGTCAGAGAGGCTTTGTTGACCACGCGCTTGTCGCCATAGGCCCGCGAAACGCCGTCTGCCACCAGTGGCAATTGTCCGCTCATCCCGCTGCCCTCGCTTCTCCTGCCCGTGTCAGCTGCACCGATAGCAGGATGACCGGGATGAGTCCCGCAGCCGTGATCAGCAGAGACGGCAATGTCGCGGCAGCAAGTCGTTCATCGCTGGCATAGGCGTGGGCCTGCACAGCCAGCGTGTCCCAATTAAAAGGCCGCAGCATGAGCGTTGCCGGCAGCTCTTTCAGCATTTCCACGAACAGGATGATCGCTGCCGCCGCTGCGCCAGACAGGGCAACGGGCAGGTCAACCCGCATCAGGCGCTGCATGCGGTGAGCGCCGAGGCTGCGGGCGGCATAACCGAGATTGGCGGGTGCGCGCGAAAACGCAGCATTCAGCGGCTCAGCGCCAGCAGCCGTAAACCGGCTCGCATAGATCCAGACCAGGAACACAAGCGCAGCCGGCCCCGCGATCGAGAAACTCGTCCAGGACAGGATGAACAGCGCGCCAAGCGCGAGGACGATACCCGGCGCGGCATAGCCAGCGCCTGCTGCAATACGGCCCATGATCTGGCTGACCTTGTTCTGGCGTGCGCCGATGACGACGGAGAGGGCAAGGACGAAAGCGAGGGCGGATCCGGCCCCGGCGAGAACGAGCGAATTGAAGAATGGACGCCAGATGTCACCATGGCCGAGGCCTGTCTCGGCGCTGAGCCAGATCAGGCGTGCGACCGGAAAGACGAAAGCAAGCAGCAGAACAGATGTGCACCCACCGGCGATCAGCCATCCGGCCAGACGGCGAGGCGTTTGACGGCGGGGTGTTCGCCAGCGTGTGGCGGTCTGCTGCACGCCGCCTTTGCCTCTCGCGGCGCGTTCGATGAACTGAAGCCCAAAGGCGATAAGGATCAGCAGGAAAGCCAGGCGAGCGGCGACCGCGGGTTCACTGAAACTGTGCCAGGCGCGGAATATACCGACACTGAGTGTCTGCACACCAAGATAGCTTGCAGCGCCATAGTCAGCGGCGGTTTCCATGAGCGCCAGGGCAAGGCCTGCAAAGATTGCCGGCCGCGCGGAAGGAAGCGCCACGTTCAGGAAAATTCGTCTGGGCGATGCACCAAGGCTGCGTGCCGCTTCCATCGTGCAAAGGGACAGGTTCGAGAAAGCCGCCCGCGCGGTGAGATAGGCGTATGGAAACAGGGCACATGCCATGACGAAGGAAAGCCCCGGGATCGAATATAGGCTCGGAAACCAGTAATCGCGTGCTGAGAGGCCTGTCGTGTCGCGCACGAAGCTCTGCAGCGGGCCTGCCACATCCATGATGTCAGCCCATGAATAGGCCAGCACGTAGCCGGGGGTCGCGAGCGGCAATATGAGCGCCCACTCAAAAAAGCCGCGACCCGGAAAATCATACAGGCTGACGAACCATGCTGCTGGAACGGCGAACAGGATAATCAGCAACGAGGTCAGCAAGAGAACGCCAAGCGTCGTCAGCGTATAACCGAGAAGCTGCGTGGAAACGATGTGAGACCAGGCGTCTCCGCCGCCGCCAATCAGCCCGGTCATCAGCGCGATTAGCACCGGCGCACCGATCACCATCGCCGCGACAAGCGTGATCACCGGCAGTGATTTCACGCGAGTCGGAATCTTCAAGGCGAACGGCGAGGCTTGCATCAGAGGTCCGGCTAGTTCCAGCCGGCCTCATCATAGATGCGCTGGGCTTCGGCCTGGTGTTCGCCAAAGGCGCTCAGCCGCATGTCGCTGTCTTCGAAATCTGGAATCCGGTCCAGGCCGGTCGGCCTTTCAGCGTCTGGACTGATAGGAATCTCTTTGGTTTCGTCCACGAGCAGCGCCTGACCTTCTGGCGTCAGAAGGAATTCGATGAACTCCAACGCAAGGTCCGGATTCTTCGCATGGGCTGCGAGCGCTGCGCCGGTAATGTTCACATGAACGCCGGTGTCCGGTCCGAAGGTCGGAAATAAGAGCTCGGTTGAATCGGCGGCTTCGCGCGTCGAGGAAGAGCTGCTCTGCGTCATGCGGACCCAGTAATAGTGATTTGTGATCGCCACGCCGCAAAGCCCTGCCGCGACCGCTTCGATCTGGTCGGTGTCGCCGCCTTGAGGCTGGCGCGCCATATTGTTCACGACCGCGTCGGCCCAGTTTGCGGCTTCGTCCGCGCCCCAGCGTTCGATCATCTCGCCCATCAGCGAAAGATTGTAGATGTTGGTTGAAGACCGCGCACAGATTTCGCCTTCAAGCGACGGATCGGCGAGATCGCTCCATTCATCGACCTGATCAGCGGAAATACGCTCGGGATCATAGGCAACACCGCGCACGCGGCGCGCAAGGCCGACCCATTGGCGACCATCATCAATCAGACGGGCTGGAATGCGGCTCTCAAACTCGCCTTCCGGCAGAGCCTGGGTGAGACCTGCATCTTCAAACCGCCACAGGGCACCCGCATCAGACGCAATAATCAGATCGGCCGGGCTGTTCTCGCCCTCGGCCTTCATTGTTTCCAGGAGCTGGTTGGCACCGGCTTCACGATAAAGAACTTTGACGCCGGACGCCTTTTCAAAGGCTTCGTACATCAGGCGATCAGAATCATAGTGGCGCGCCGAATAGATGCGCAGCGTCCCGTTCGAGCCGACCTCGACGTCTGGATTTGCCGGTGTTTCGTCAGACGGTGCGGGCGAGCAGGCTGCCATCGCGCCTGCCAGCGCCAGAACTGGGAGAAATCTTTTCATGAGAACCATATAGGGGGCTTTCTCATAAATGAGAAGCATTCGCAACTGGGCGAGGCAGAGTGTCTCACTTCGCGGCCTGTCGTGCGGTATGCTGGGATGACCGTCTAGGATTGTACGATGTCTCCGACTACATGAATCTGCGATGAGCAAAGTGGAATATCCAGAGGGCGCCTCACGCCTCAAGATTGCTGTCGCCGGCGCGGGTGTAATTGGCCTGTCCTGCGCCTTCGAACTTTTGCGCCGCGGGCATTTGGTCACCTGCTTTGATGGCGGTGATTTGCGCCGTTCAACCAGTTGGGCGGCTGCTGGCATGATCGCGCCAGCCTACGAGATGTATCTGCATGGCGGCGAGTCAGGCGGCGCTTTCAGTGAACTTGCCTTTGAAAGTGCAAGACTCTGGGAGCGCTTTGCACCGTCGATCCGTCAAGCGGCGGGCATGCCGGTGGGCTACAGCAACGCACCGACGCTGGCAGTCGCTCTCGATAGCGAGGCCCGGTCCGCCCTGAGGGCGCTCGAAGCCGAGCTGAATGGGCGGGGGCATACCGCTTATTGGATGGGCAGGGACGCGGCAATGGAGCGTTACGGTCTGTCCGGTCGGGTTCAGGCGGTGCTACAGCTCACAAGTGACCATCAGATCGACAACCGCAAATTGCTGATCGCCCTGCGGCGCGCGCTGATAAAGCTGGGCGGTCGTTTCGTCGCTCAGCATGTCGAGACGCTCGCCGAGGCCAGGGAGCAGGCTGAAGGCAATGGATTCGATATTATCGTGTGGGCGCGAGGCAGCCACGAGACGGGCGTCACGCGGGACGTTA
This window harbors:
- the aroQ gene encoding type II 3-dehydroquinate dehydratase; the protein is MTKPIYVLNGPNLNLLGSREPEIYGHETLDDIRDSLTEQAGNRSIEFRQTNSEGQLVDWVQEANRDASAIILNAGAYTHTSVALHDALRACTLPVIEVHLSNPAAREPFRQTNYVAPAATATIAGLGSRGYHFALDAAIKMTA
- a CDS encoding M48 family metalloprotease; the protein is MTFRLFKTAFAAIAAIAFTASASAQSLIRDAEIETTLREWTDPILEVAGLNPNDVGLYIINDPSLNAFVANGQRIHLHTGLLIAADTPGQLKGVIAHETCHIACGHSVSRTRAASVASRPALVSIGLGVLAIAAGAGDAGAALISSSQQFAALNFFVHTRAEEAMADAAAVTYLSELGQSPAGIVEFFDKYRYQEVLSEARRYPYFRSHPLASDRIRTTRALAQDTGLMDVPTDPKTQRQFDLMQAKLIGFLEPPARVYQKYPPGDESEAARYARAISSMQSADLAGTLREVDSLLEEFPENPYYWEVKGQALFEMGQAAESVEPHAKSLEYLPGHPLLLINYARSLIARGEEGDLEAGEDALRDALIKEPDNSFAWSQLAIALEKQDKRPEAELATAESAYHIGDYQRAYIFAQRALQDLPKNSFESRRASDIRNVTDPALPENRDYWRRG
- a CDS encoding thiazole synthase — protein: MSDTLTVAGREFTSRLIVGTGKYKSYEQNAEAARAAGAEMVTVALRRVNWSNPDEERLQDHLKSDEFVYLPNTAGCFTADDAVRTLRLAREAGGWDLVKLEVLADQKTLYPDMEETLKAAKALIADGFEVMVYCSDDPVYAKKLEDAGCCAIMPLGSLIGSGLGIQNPLNIRLIVEQARVPVIVDAGVGTASDAAQAMELGCDGVLMNTAIAEAKDPIRMARAMKHAVIAGREAYLAGRMGRKRYADPSSPLAGLI
- a CDS encoding NADH:ubiquinone oxidoreductase subunit NDUFA12 encodes the protein MFKLFTWWNGVTPGGWFDIKRRSVHVGTDDYGNKYYEDRKKSVEGRHRRYVIYDGLAEPSKVPAEWHGWLHHTLEEPPTEMPLNRRAWETDHKPNMTGTLFAYHPKGAISEGGDRRKADADYEAWTPDA
- a CDS encoding ABC transporter ATP-binding protein — translated: MSGQLPLVADGVSRAYGDKRVVNKASLTLRPGEITALLGMSGAGKSTLLRLMAGLESVNEGTIRLGDKVLSSTSEHVPAEDRHIGLIFQDFALFPHLNAIDNVSFGLSRMAKNERRRIALDWLDRLGLSHRANAFPHQLSGGEQQRVSIARALAAKPVAILMDEPFSGLDVTLKSDVRRIALDAVSAAGIPALLVSHDASEAMRDADRIAVMKDGAILQEGTPEDLYLHPNSLAVARALGPLQSIRREQMPESWRAQLPEAESYCLRPEAIRMVADGPAAFQVKASKRASTLVELDLIGEAGDTFKAVSMGPHRPLAGDTVHAALSPEFAFILPSDAG
- a CDS encoding thioredoxin domain-containing protein, with protein sequence MSRKLAPLPVLALVALTPACAQGDVDVTSKAAVEKIVREYILENPEIIEDALIALSEKKAEEDAMAARDAVQENHDLIYKSSHDYSIGPDDAPVTLVEFFDYRCGYCKRSMEWTLALPEENDNKVRVIFKELPILTAESEKAALAALAAGEQGKYAEMHRELMTLDNSTGFDPEDIDAAAERAGVDVAKMRADMESVKLQKVIADNKSLARKIGVDGTPAFFVGDEHVPGADQGRVEAMIKNALDEAS
- the accC gene encoding acetyl-CoA carboxylase biotin carboxylase subunit, translated to MIEKVLIANRGEIALRIHRACKEMGLSTVVVHSEADRDAMAVRLADESVCIGPAPSSESYLKKSRILAAAEITNADAIHPGYGFLSENAQFAEMVEAHGLIFIGPKPEHIRTMGDKIAAKQAMIDAGVPCVPGSDGGVSSVSEAKKVAKKIGYPVLVKAAAGGGGRGMKVAQTEKDLENAVRTAKTEAKAAFGDDAVYLEKYLGKPRHIEIQVIADSHGNVAHLWERDCSLQRRHQKVFEEAPSPALNQAQREEIGMIVAKAVGKIGYLGAGTMEFLYEDGNFYFIEMNTRLQVEHPVTEMITGIDLVREQIRIADGKKLSFSQEDVMLVGHAIECRINAEHPETFVPSPGLITEFHAPGGPDVRVDSAAYAGYRIPPNYDSMIGKLIVHGRTRNECIMRLRRALDEMVVGGVNTTLPLHQRLVEAKDVVDGNYNIHWLEKFLAKE
- the aat gene encoding leucyl/phenylalanyl-tRNA--protein transferase, with amino-acid sequence MSERIDTEFVLDFYRRGVFPMADSREDETLFLISPAERGVLPLKGFHIPRRLKRTVRQMPYKVTVDTAFNRVIDACAEEQPDRPTTWINTQIQNIYGALHREGHAHSIECWNDEGELVGGLYGVKIGAAFFGESMFSRATDASKIALVHLVARLIEGGFELLDAQFHNPHLEQFGLMEIPKEAFLQQLKDALSKDADFYSSGASGVDGLTGSRSVHLITQTS
- a CDS encoding MlaD family protein, coding for MRESILETLIGAAVLVVAGVFLWFALARGGEAASAPSGSVELGARFNSVSGVSAGTDVRMAGVKVGTVRKIGLDVDRAEALVTMAISKDLVPLEDGTSARIQAEGLLGGNYINLEPAAGFGMIEPCPEGKELFGDSGCGEILYTQGSVDLLTLFASFASGSGDDSDSADSSSASSNDEEAPSLSAFGEDEAADDTASEDTASEAPAPDNEAAEDTESPDSSSEVDETDPEMDDSGDQ
- the accB gene encoding acetyl-CoA carboxylase biotin carboxyl carrier protein, yielding MSTAKTGLDTGLVRELASILRDADLGEVEVEHDGLRIRVSKPTAAAPAPIQYAAPAPVAGGAAPAAAAAPAAAPATAAPSHDNAVTSPMVGTVYLSPEPGSKAFVAVGDKVKKGDTLMLVEAMKTFNPVEAPAAGTVKEIIVADAQPVEFGEPLIVIE
- a CDS encoding DUF2155 domain-containing protein, translated to MRLTPFLAAALIAGAVAPPSSAVSYNEEQTATLRALDKITGRSTDFEIKVDEPVIYGSLKINLEVCYQTPPEEPPESAAFLHIETASATRMQSMTEPRPASDVEQDASTSKKDADAPETLFSGWMFASTPGLSALEHPVYDVWVIRCTDREPVSPSTPEAPEE
- the thiS gene encoding sulfur carrier protein ThiS, producing MRVLVNGDAMEIADGSTVADLVRQLTDDPRGMAIERNREIVPKSAHATTQLADGDKLEVVQFVGGG